TTGATAGCGCGCTTGTCATAGCGGGTGGCGATGGCGCGGAATTGCTTGAGTTTGGCAAAGAAATTCTCGATGAGGTGGCGCGCTTTGTAGAGTTCCTTGTCGTAGGCTCGCGGCTGCTTGCGATTGGCCTTGGGCGGGATGACGGCGGTCTTGCCGGCTTTTTCGAGCGGCGCGATGACACGCTCGTCGGCATCGAAGCCTTTGTCGGCGATCACGATGTCGGCCTCGATCTGCGGGAGCAAGATGTCCGCACC
This Candidatus Saccharimonadia bacterium DNA region includes the following protein-coding sequences:
- a CDS encoding IS5 family transposase codes for the protein MCDDRFDHRARPSALSRRPKKVGEDEAIGRSKGGLSTKINATVDALGNPTGFMLSPGQACDLDGADILLPQIEADIVIADKGFDADERVIAPLEKAGKTAVIPPKANRKQPRAYDKELYKARHLIENFFAKLKQFRAIATRYDKRAINFLAGIYLASIIIWLN